A single region of the Fimbriimonadaceae bacterium genome encodes:
- the infB gene encoding translation initiation factor IF-2 — MQTQVKKDGMQVTIAELAKAAGLKPGQVYGALSDLGVTHDGVVLEAEADEIELIKEAVNELPKDSPLVLQPNRTPRDIANALGVPQQEVQKTLMIKLKVMATLTTNLKPDDAERLAKEFGCEIVWGDGPKPKPAAKPAAAAKKSGGLQHRPPVVTIMGHVDHGKTSLLDYIRKAKVADKEHGGITQHIGAYQVELPEGKITFLDTPGHAAFTAMRARGAQVTDIAILVVAADDGIMPQTIEAINHIKNSGVPMIVAVNKIDRPEANPDRVTMQLTEHEVVPEAFGGQIPVCPVSAITGQGVPELLEIILLQAGVMNLQADPKGDLEAVVVEAKLEKGRGPVATLLVQNGTLKIGDNVVVGNTHGRMKAMTDYMGNRIQEAGPSVPVEILGLNDVPAAGDHILVCDDERKAREIAEERADAAHVKSLQAPSRGLTLQNLKSRLTEGEGKDLNLIVKADVQGSVEAVKGLIEQIENDEVSVKVIHSAVGGITESDVLLASAASAIVVGFNVKPEGNATHEAERKGVEIRTYRIIYELIEDIEKAVKGMLEPKFEEQHLGTVEVRVRFQFGRKGIIAGCFVTEGKVVRNALCRVTRNREEVFAGKIGSLKHFKEDVREMTMGQECGITFDDWEAFKEGDVVEVYEMVQVND, encoded by the coding sequence ATGCAAACTCAGGTAAAGAAAGACGGAATGCAGGTCACCATTGCCGAACTGGCAAAAGCGGCCGGCCTTAAACCAGGCCAGGTCTATGGCGCGCTAAGCGATCTTGGCGTGACCCACGATGGCGTGGTTTTGGAGGCAGAAGCCGACGAAATCGAGCTGATCAAGGAGGCCGTCAATGAGCTTCCTAAGGACTCGCCGCTAGTTCTCCAGCCAAACCGCACACCCCGAGACATCGCAAACGCCCTCGGAGTACCCCAACAAGAGGTTCAAAAGACTTTGATGATCAAGCTCAAGGTCATGGCAACCTTGACAACGAACCTCAAGCCCGACGACGCAGAAAGGCTCGCAAAAGAGTTCGGATGCGAAATCGTTTGGGGAGACGGCCCCAAGCCAAAGCCAGCGGCTAAGCCGGCAGCAGCCGCCAAGAAATCGGGTGGACTGCAGCACCGACCGCCGGTTGTCACGATCATGGGCCACGTCGATCACGGCAAGACCTCTCTGCTCGACTACATCCGTAAGGCGAAGGTTGCCGACAAGGAGCACGGCGGCATCACCCAGCACATCGGCGCTTATCAGGTCGAACTGCCAGAAGGCAAAATCACTTTCCTCGATACTCCCGGTCACGCCGCTTTCACAGCGATGAGGGCTCGAGGAGCCCAAGTCACCGACATCGCGATCCTTGTCGTTGCTGCCGATGACGGCATCATGCCGCAAACGATTGAGGCGATCAACCACATCAAAAACTCCGGCGTTCCGATGATTGTCGCCGTTAACAAGATCGACCGACCCGAGGCCAATCCTGACCGTGTGACGATGCAGCTCACCGAACACGAGGTCGTACCCGAGGCGTTTGGTGGTCAGATCCCCGTTTGCCCAGTTTCTGCGATCACCGGACAAGGCGTACCCGAACTCCTCGAAATCATTCTTCTTCAAGCCGGCGTGATGAACTTACAGGCTGACCCGAAGGGCGATCTCGAAGCCGTTGTCGTCGAGGCAAAGCTTGAAAAAGGCCGCGGCCCTGTTGCCACACTCCTCGTTCAGAACGGAACGCTAAAGATCGGTGACAATGTCGTCGTCGGCAACACCCACGGACGCATGAAGGCGATGACGGATTATATGGGCAACCGTATCCAGGAAGCGGGTCCGTCAGTGCCGGTTGAGATCCTTGGTCTCAACGATGTGCCTGCAGCTGGCGACCATATACTCGTTTGCGACGATGAGCGAAAAGCCCGAGAAATTGCTGAAGAGCGCGCCGACGCCGCGCATGTGAAGTCTTTGCAGGCTCCATCGCGTGGCCTTACCCTTCAGAACCTAAAATCCCGTCTCACCGAAGGCGAGGGCAAGGACCTTAACCTCATTGTCAAAGCGGACGTCCAAGGTTCGGTTGAAGCGGTTAAGGGTCTCATCGAGCAGATTGAGAACGATGAAGTTAGCGTCAAAGTGATCCACTCGGCTGTTGGCGGAATTACTGAAAGCGACGTACTCCTCGCCAGCGCGGCAAGTGCGATCGTCGTCGGATTTAACGTCAAGCCTGAAGGCAATGCAACCCACGAAGCAGAGCGTAAGGGCGTCGAAATCCGCACCTATCGCATCATCTACGAACTGATCGAAGATATCGAAAAAGCTGTTAAGGGCATGCTCGAACCGAAGTTCGAGGAGCAGCATCTCGGCACCGTCGAAGTTCGCGTTCGGTTCCAGTTCGGACGAAAGGGAATCATTGCCGGATGCTTTGTCACAGAAGGCAAGGTCGTTCGAAACGCACTCTGCCGCGTCACTCGGAACAGGGAAGAGGTCTTTGCTGGCAAAATCGGCTCGCTAAAGCACTTCAAAGAAGACGTTCGAGAGATGACGATGGGCCAAGAGTGCGGAATCACCTTCGACGATTGGGAAGCCTTCAAGGAAGGCGATGTCGTCGAAGTTTACGAAATGGTCCAAGTGAACGATTAA
- a CDS encoding YlxR family protein: MPIRTCVGCRGKFEQATLFRIVKGEDATIRLAEQGSHFGRSAYVCKSMSCVEAALRKDALARTLKSLVTAQAKEELEEILICKLR, translated from the coding sequence ATGCCGATTCGCACTTGCGTCGGATGTAGAGGCAAGTTTGAACAGGCGACCTTGTTTCGGATCGTGAAAGGCGAAGACGCAACGATTCGGTTGGCAGAGCAGGGATCGCACTTTGGTAGAAGCGCCTATGTGTGCAAGAGCATGTCTTGCGTAGAAGCGGCCCTGCGCAAAGATGCCTTGGCAAGAACGCTTAAGTCGTTAGTAACGGCTCAAGCAAAAGAAGAGCTGGAAGAGATTTTGATATGCAAACTCAGGTAA
- the nusA gene encoding transcription termination/antitermination protein NusA, whose protein sequence is MDILQQLNQIATERDIPLEDLLHEIEESLAVAYRKFVGATGEVTVKLDPKKGMTAFIEKEVVGEVLEASIQMSLVDARRKKPDAEVGDFIAVEVDPNRFGRIAASTFKQVLNQKLREAEHRQINEVFHEKIGDVMTGNVKRKDDHAVYIEINNVEVELPRREQVPTEPYRSNDRMRFYVLRVDDTQRRLKVIVSRTHPNLLRKLFDLEVPEIEEGVVLIKSVAREPGQRSKVAVVSTDERVDAVGACVGPRGARVQAIVDELYDEKIDIVPYSEDAETYITNALSPAKVNSLTLDEAERSAFVVVPDTQLSLAIGKGGQNVRLAARLTEWKIDIRSETQVASGEKKRESPRA, encoded by the coding sequence ATGGATATCTTGCAACAGTTGAATCAAATCGCAACCGAACGAGACATCCCCCTCGAAGATCTCTTGCACGAGATTGAGGAGTCCCTTGCAGTCGCGTACCGAAAATTCGTCGGTGCAACTGGAGAAGTCACGGTTAAGCTAGACCCCAAAAAGGGCATGACGGCTTTCATTGAAAAGGAAGTGGTCGGTGAGGTTTTGGAAGCATCGATCCAAATGAGCCTCGTCGATGCACGTCGCAAAAAGCCAGATGCCGAAGTCGGCGATTTCATTGCCGTCGAAGTTGATCCGAACCGGTTCGGAAGAATCGCCGCGTCAACGTTTAAGCAGGTGCTGAACCAGAAGCTGCGTGAGGCCGAGCACAGACAGATCAACGAGGTCTTCCATGAGAAGATCGGCGACGTGATGACCGGCAACGTCAAACGAAAGGACGACCACGCCGTCTACATCGAGATTAACAACGTCGAAGTCGAACTGCCGCGCCGAGAGCAAGTGCCAACCGAGCCTTACCGCTCGAATGACCGCATGCGCTTCTATGTGCTGCGGGTCGATGACACGCAGCGCAGATTGAAAGTTATCGTCAGTCGCACGCACCCGAACTTGCTGCGAAAGCTGTTCGACCTGGAAGTTCCGGAGATCGAAGAGGGTGTCGTTCTGATTAAGAGCGTTGCTCGCGAGCCGGGACAGCGGAGCAAGGTGGCGGTTGTGAGCACAGACGAGCGCGTCGATGCAGTTGGCGCGTGCGTTGGCCCGCGCGGTGCGCGTGTTCAAGCGATCGTCGACGAACTCTACGACGAGAAGATTGACATTGTGCCTTACAGCGAAGATGCGGAGACGTACATCACGAACGCACTCAGCCCCGCAAAGGTGAACTCACTGACGCTCGACGAAGCCGAAAGAAGTGCTTTTGTCGTCGTGCCGGACACGCAGCTGTCGTTGGCTATCGGCAAAGGCGGACAGAACGTTCGGCTTGCCGCACGACTCACAGAATGGAAGATTGATATCCGCAGCGAGACTCAAGTCGCGTCAGGAGAGAAAAAGCGAGAGAGTCCACGAGCTTAA
- a CDS encoding DUF1289 domain-containing protein codes for MFRVQMSLLPSPCVGICVLDAKGVCCGCKRSIEEITAWPSMTEEEKEAVLLRLKKGLDKWEKS; via the coding sequence ATGTTTCGAGTTCAAATGTCCTTACTTCCTTCGCCATGCGTCGGTATTTGCGTGCTTGATGCGAAGGGCGTATGCTGCGGATGCAAAAGGTCGATTGAGGAGATTACGGCGTGGCCGTCGATGACGGAAGAAGAGAAAGAAGCCGTTCTTTTAAGGCTCAAAAAGGGGTTAGACAAGTGGGAGAAGTCTTAA
- a CDS encoding NUDIX domain-containing protein, with translation MKRFPPAKYGRQSMQFYPAPYRAPLRAFAALVFAWKDETVLICDIIERGWSIPSGRVEPNESSREAAIREAKEEAGAIIDNLQYIGCYEIKERGEVRWADCYAATVDALVEIGAVAESRARQFVEIEQLPDVYHWWNELSLQVFQHSKAIIDRLNRTEA, from the coding sequence GTGAAGCGCTTTCCGCCCGCTAAATACGGCCGCCAATCCATGCAGTTTTATCCAGCGCCCTACCGGGCGCCGTTGAGGGCATTTGCCGCGCTTGTCTTTGCCTGGAAGGACGAGACGGTGTTGATCTGCGACATCATCGAGCGCGGATGGAGCATCCCATCCGGTCGAGTCGAGCCCAACGAATCATCGCGTGAAGCCGCCATCCGGGAAGCCAAAGAGGAAGCCGGGGCCATCATCGACAATTTGCAGTACATCGGATGCTACGAGATCAAGGAGCGCGGGGAGGTTCGGTGGGCCGATTGCTATGCCGCAACGGTTGATGCACTGGTCGAGATCGGGGCCGTCGCCGAATCCAGAGCAAGACAGTTTGTCGAAATCGAGCAACTGCCGGATGTTTACCATTGGTGGAACGAGCTTTCGCTCCAAGTCTTCCAGCACTCTAAGGCGATCATCGACCGGCTAAACCGCACTGAAGCTTAA
- the lepB gene encoding signal peptidase I — translation MNPKPRKRMFTGFGVVLLGILALAIFWRQNFQTVVVSGPSMEITYTSGDKLLACRAYWLIGAIGRKDIVVVRTGDNAYIIKRVKGLPGDRIDLLNAPKDWPISKGDFIVPEGKLYILGDNTTMSEDSRAFGPVDSSDVLGKIVTLDPNVMPIVMGSVGGFCLVGIIIGFILAMRERRTGVAEA, via the coding sequence ATGAACCCAAAACCCCGCAAAAGAATGTTTACTGGATTTGGCGTCGTTTTGTTAGGCATTCTTGCACTGGCGATTTTTTGGCGCCAGAACTTCCAAACCGTCGTGGTTTCGGGTCCATCGATGGAGATCACCTACACAAGCGGCGATAAGTTGCTGGCCTGCAGAGCCTATTGGCTGATCGGTGCCATTGGACGGAAAGACATCGTGGTCGTCAGGACGGGCGACAATGCTTACATTATTAAGCGCGTAAAGGGATTGCCGGGCGACCGGATTGACCTCCTGAATGCCCCGAAGGATTGGCCGATCTCGAAAGGCGACTTTATCGTCCCCGAGGGCAAGCTTTACATCCTTGGCGACAACACCACGATGTCCGAAGACAGCCGTGCTTTCGGGCCAGTAGATTCCAGCGACGTCCTCGGCAAGATCGTCACGCTCGACCCGAACGTGATGCCTATCGTCATGGGATCGGTCGGCGGTTTCTGCCTGGTCGGCATTATCATTGGATTTATTCTGGCGATGCGCGAACGTCGAACAGGTGTTGCCGAGGCGTGA